Proteins encoded in a region of the Streptomyces sp. NBC_01298 genome:
- the nsdA gene encoding transcriptional repressor NsdA translates to MSGNGASGTSAESDVESDVSQGATVRNEQLTSWFVRSGWSKGELARQVNRRARQMGAHHISTDTSRVRRWLDGEQPREPVPRILSELFSERFGSVVAIEHLGLRTAHQTPSVSGVDLPWAGPQTIELLGEFSRSDLMLARRGFLGTSLALSAGPALIEPMQRWLVPVPAADPGPREAGPTGALSGHRPPRLSEPEVDLLEATTVMFRQWDAQCGGGLRRKAVVGQLHEVTDLLQENHPAPVMKRLFKVAAELAELAGWMSYDIGLHPTAQKYFVLALHAAKEGGDKPLGSYILSSMSRQMIHLGRPEDALELIHLAQYGSRDCAGPRTQAMLYAMEARAYANMGQPSRCKRAVRMAEDTFSDVGFDAEPEPDWIRFFSEAELNGENSHSYRDLAYVAGRSPMYASLAEPVMRRAVELFGKDEEHQRSYALNLIGMATVHLLQREPEQATVLVGRALDVAGKVRSERVNTRLRKTVDTAAREYGDVADVVRLTDHLASRLPEAAEAV, encoded by the coding sequence GTGAGCGGCAACGGCGCAAGCGGAACGAGTGCGGAGTCCGACGTGGAGTCCGACGTGTCGCAGGGCGCCACCGTCCGCAACGAGCAGCTGACGTCCTGGTTCGTCCGCAGCGGCTGGTCCAAGGGCGAGCTCGCCCGCCAGGTCAACCGCCGCGCCCGCCAGATGGGCGCCCACCACATCAGCACCGACACCTCGCGGGTCCGGCGCTGGCTCGACGGCGAACAGCCCCGCGAGCCCGTCCCGCGCATCCTGTCCGAGCTCTTCTCCGAACGCTTCGGCTCCGTCGTCGCCATCGAGCACCTCGGCCTGCGCACCGCCCACCAGACCCCCTCCGTCTCCGGCGTAGACCTGCCCTGGGCCGGACCGCAGACCATCGAGCTGCTCGGCGAGTTCTCCCGCAGCGACCTGATGCTGGCCCGCCGCGGCTTCCTCGGGACCTCGCTCGCCCTGTCCGCCGGCCCCGCCCTCATCGAGCCCATGCAGCGCTGGCTCGTACCGGTCCCGGCCGCCGACCCGGGACCCCGGGAGGCGGGGCCGACGGGCGCCCTGAGCGGCCACCGGCCGCCCCGGCTCTCCGAGCCCGAGGTGGACCTCCTCGAAGCCACCACCGTGATGTTCCGCCAGTGGGACGCCCAGTGCGGCGGCGGACTGCGCCGCAAGGCCGTGGTGGGCCAGCTCCACGAGGTCACCGACCTGCTCCAGGAGAACCACCCGGCCCCGGTCATGAAGCGGCTCTTCAAGGTCGCCGCCGAACTCGCCGAACTCGCCGGCTGGATGAGCTACGACATCGGCCTGCACCCCACCGCGCAGAAGTACTTCGTCCTCGCGCTGCACGCCGCGAAGGAGGGCGGGGACAAGCCCCTGGGCTCGTACATCCTCTCCAGCATGAGCCGCCAGATGATCCACCTGGGCCGCCCCGAGGACGCCCTGGAGCTCATCCACCTGGCCCAGTACGGCAGCCGCGACTGCGCGGGGCCCCGTACGCAGGCGATGCTGTATGCGATGGAGGCCCGCGCCTACGCCAACATGGGCCAGCCCAGCCGCTGCAAGCGGGCCGTGCGGATGGCCGAGGACACCTTCTCCGACGTCGGCTTCGACGCCGAGCCCGAGCCCGACTGGATCCGCTTCTTCTCCGAGGCCGAGCTCAACGGCGAGAACTCCCACTCCTACCGGGACCTGGCCTACGTCGCGGGCCGCAGCCCCATGTACGCCTCCCTCGCCGAGCCGGTCATGCGGCGCGCCGTCGAGCTCTTCGGGAAGGACGAGGAGCACCAGCGCTCCTACGCCCTCAACCTGATCGGCATGGCCACCGTGCACCTGCTCCAGCGCGAGCCCGAGCAGGCCACCGTCCTCGTGGGCCGCGCCCTCGACGTGGCGGGAAAGGTGCGGTCCGAACGGGTGAACACCCGGCTGCGCAAGACCGTCGACACCGCCGCGCGTGAGTACGGCGACGTCGCCGACGTGGTGCGGCTGACCGACCACCTCGCCTCCCGCCTCCCCGAGGCCGCGGAGGCCGTCTGA
- the ftsY gene encoding signal recognition particle-docking protein FtsY → MEILILAVVIALVAVGAISGLVVSSRKKKQLPPTAPPSTPTITAPPAEPQVGEDAAPTAEEPRRTIEEVALPDAEAALESPVAVEDPVVEAPPAPEIEVPEPTAGRLVRLRARLARSQNTLGKGLLTLLSREHLDEDTWEEIEETLLIADVGVAPTQELVDRLRERVKVLGTRTPADLRALLKEELVALLGTDFDRAVKTESGVDTPAVIMVVGVNGTGKTTTTGKLARVLVADGRSVVLGAADTFRAAAADQLQTWGDRVGARTVRGPEGGDPASIAYDAVKEGIAEGADVVLIDTAGRLHTKTGLMDELGKVKRVVEKHGPLDEILLVLDATTGQNGLTQARVFAEVVDITGIVLTKLDGTAKGGIVIAVQRELGVPVKLIGLGEGADDLAPFEPEAFVDALIGD, encoded by the coding sequence ATGGAAATCCTCATCCTTGCCGTAGTCATCGCCCTGGTCGCGGTCGGTGCGATCAGCGGGCTCGTGGTCAGCAGCCGCAAGAAGAAGCAGCTGCCCCCCACGGCCCCGCCCAGCACGCCGACCATCACTGCCCCGCCCGCCGAACCGCAGGTGGGGGAGGACGCCGCACCGACGGCGGAAGAACCGCGCCGCACGATCGAGGAGGTCGCCCTCCCCGACGCGGAGGCCGCCCTCGAATCGCCGGTCGCGGTCGAGGACCCGGTCGTCGAGGCTCCGCCCGCACCCGAGATCGAGGTGCCCGAGCCCACCGCCGGCCGCCTGGTCCGGCTGCGCGCCCGCCTCGCCCGGTCGCAGAACACGCTCGGCAAGGGGCTGCTCACGCTGCTCTCCCGCGAGCACCTCGACGAGGACACCTGGGAGGAGATCGAGGAGACCCTCCTCATCGCCGACGTCGGTGTCGCGCCGACCCAGGAGCTGGTGGACCGGCTCCGCGAGCGGGTCAAGGTGCTCGGCACCCGCACCCCCGCCGATCTGCGCGCCCTGCTGAAGGAGGAGCTGGTCGCGCTCCTCGGTACCGACTTCGACCGCGCGGTGAAGACCGAGAGCGGCGTGGACACCCCCGCCGTGATCATGGTCGTCGGCGTGAACGGCACCGGCAAGACCACCACCACCGGCAAGCTCGCCCGCGTGCTCGTCGCCGACGGCCGCAGCGTCGTGCTCGGCGCCGCGGACACCTTCCGCGCCGCCGCCGCCGACCAGCTCCAGACCTGGGGCGACCGGGTCGGGGCGCGCACCGTGCGCGGACCCGAGGGCGGCGACCCGGCCTCGATCGCCTACGACGCGGTCAAGGAGGGCATCGCCGAGGGCGCCGACGTGGTGCTCATCGACACGGCGGGCCGGCTGCACACCAAGACCGGCCTCATGGACGAGCTCGGCAAGGTCAAGCGCGTCGTGGAGAAGCACGGCCCGCTCGACGAGATCCTGCTGGTCCTGGACGCCACCACCGGGCAGAACGGCCTGACCCAGGCCCGCGTCTTCGCCGAGGTCGTGGACATCACCGGCATCGTGCTGACCAAGCTCGACGGCACCGCCAAGGGCGGCATCGTCATCGCCGTCCAGCGCGAGCTCGGCGTACCGGTCAAGCTCATCGGTCTCGGTGAGGGTGCGGACGACCTGGCGCCCTTCGAGCCGGAAGCCTTCGTCGACGCCCTGATCGGCGACTGA
- a CDS encoding P-II family nitrogen regulator, with protein sequence MKLITAIVKPHRLDEIKEALHRFGVQGLTVSEASGYGRQRGHTEVYRGAEYTVDLVPKIRIEVLVEDGDAEDVMRIVVDAAQTGKIGDGKVWSIPVDSVIRVRTGERGADAL encoded by the coding sequence ATGAAGCTCATCACCGCGATCGTGAAGCCGCACCGGCTCGACGAGATCAAGGAAGCCCTGCACCGCTTCGGAGTCCAGGGGCTCACCGTCTCCGAGGCCAGCGGCTACGGCCGCCAGCGCGGACACACCGAGGTCTACCGGGGCGCCGAGTACACCGTGGACCTCGTGCCGAAGATCCGCATAGAGGTGCTCGTCGAGGACGGCGACGCGGAAGACGTGATGCGGATCGTCGTCGACGCCGCCCAGACCGGCAAGATCGGCGACGGCAAGGTGTGGAGCATCCCCGTGGACTCGGTCATCCGGGTCCGCAC
- a CDS encoding cytosine permease — protein MPAETAVESRGLEPVPDAERRGRVRELVPTWVAANISVLLLTMGAGLVIFNGLNIWQVLVVAIAAPVVSYGIVGLISIAGKRGGAPGMALSRAVFGQRGNLFPGALIWVARWGWETINAVSGAYAVLTVLDLVFGVRKNTALIVVTLLFFVGCTFLVSGLGINALRVCSKWSTYLFGAFSVLVLGYLIAETDWSAVFDKPAGSTAMMIAGIGTIAAGGISWVPSGPDFTRYLPRTASARGMVGATIGGAAVVVIPMVLMGAVMAVATPDLATAQDPVSFIGELLPIWIAVPYLLIALIGMLLINSMSMYSAGFTAQTLGIKVPRAAAVSVNAVISLVFGFLLMVVATSFFGSFISFLTLLAVAFSAWIGVFGVDMLRRPSYDGAALLDTTRTSAYWYKGGFAWQAMTAWGLALVVGLLFTKVDWFSGPLATTWIGQNGLGWAAGIVTSAVLYAVLPRTPAAPEAPEAVPAAPEAAAQDRAPAGSLSN, from the coding sequence ATGCCTGCCGAGACCGCCGTCGAGTCGCGCGGACTGGAGCCCGTCCCGGACGCCGAGCGCCGCGGGCGGGTCCGCGAACTCGTCCCGACCTGGGTCGCCGCCAACATCAGCGTGCTGCTGCTGACCATGGGCGCCGGTCTCGTCATCTTCAACGGGCTGAACATCTGGCAGGTGCTCGTCGTCGCGATCGCCGCCCCCGTCGTCTCCTACGGGATCGTCGGACTCATATCCATCGCGGGCAAGCGCGGCGGCGCCCCCGGCATGGCGCTCTCCCGGGCCGTCTTCGGCCAGCGCGGAAACCTCTTCCCCGGCGCCCTGATCTGGGTCGCCCGCTGGGGCTGGGAGACCATCAACGCGGTCAGCGGCGCCTACGCCGTCCTGACCGTCCTGGACCTGGTCTTCGGCGTCAGGAAGAACACCGCGCTCATCGTCGTCACCCTGCTCTTCTTCGTCGGCTGCACCTTCCTGGTCTCCGGGCTCGGCATCAACGCCCTGCGCGTCTGCTCCAAGTGGTCCACGTACCTCTTCGGCGCCTTCAGCGTGCTCGTGCTCGGCTACCTGATCGCGGAGACCGACTGGTCCGCCGTCTTCGACAAGCCCGCCGGTTCCACCGCGATGATGATCGCGGGCATCGGCACCATCGCGGCCGGCGGCATCAGCTGGGTCCCCTCCGGCCCGGACTTCACCCGCTACCTGCCCCGCACCGCCTCCGCCCGGGGCATGGTCGGCGCGACCATCGGCGGCGCGGCCGTCGTGGTGATCCCGATGGTGCTCATGGGCGCGGTGATGGCGGTCGCCACCCCCGACCTGGCCACCGCGCAGGACCCGGTGTCCTTCATCGGCGAACTGCTGCCGATCTGGATCGCGGTCCCGTACCTGCTGATCGCCCTCATCGGCATGCTGCTCATCAACTCGATGTCCATGTACTCGGCGGGCTTCACCGCCCAGACCCTCGGCATCAAGGTCCCGCGCGCGGCGGCGGTCAGCGTCAACGCCGTCATCAGCCTGGTCTTCGGCTTCCTGCTGATGGTGGTCGCGACCAGCTTCTTCGGCTCGTTCATCTCCTTCCTGACCCTGCTGGCCGTGGCCTTCTCCGCCTGGATCGGCGTCTTCGGCGTGGACATGCTGCGCCGCCCGTCCTACGACGGGGCCGCGCTCCTGGACACCACGCGGACCAGCGCGTACTGGTACAAGGGCGGTTTCGCCTGGCAGGCCATGACCGCCTGGGGCCTCGCCCTGGTGGTGGGCCTGCTGTTCACGAAGGTCGACTGGTTCAGCGGCCCGCTGGCCACCACCTGGATCGGGCAGAACGGCCTGGGCTGGGCGGCGGGCATCGTCACCTCGGCCGTGCTGTACGCGGTCCTGCCGCGCACCCCGGCGGCCCCGGAGGCACCTGAGGCCGTTCCGGCGGCCCCGGAGGCCGCCGCGCAGGATCGGGCCCCCGCCGGATCCCTGTCCAACTGA
- a CDS encoding ammonium transporter — translation MASAITTLAADAPTLSSANTGFMLICSALVMLMTPGLAFFYGGMVRVKSSLNMLMMSFISLGIVTILWVLYGFSLAFGADSGSLIGWTSDYVGLSGIGITELWDGYTIPVYVFAVFQLMFAIITPALISGALADRVKFSAWALFITLWVTIVYFPVAHWVWGAGGWLFELGVIDFAGGTAVHINAGAAALGVILVIGKRVGFKKDPMRPHSLPLVMLGAGLLWFGWFGFNAGSWLGNDDGVGAVMFVNTQVATAAAMLAWLGYEKLRHGSFTTLGAASGAVAGLVAITPSGGSCSPLGAIAIGAIAGVVCAMAVGLKYKFGYDDSLDVVGVHLVGGVIGSLLVGLFATGGVQSDAAGLFYGGGLEQLGKQAIGVFSVLAYSLVASAVLAFLLDKTIGMRVPEDDEVSGIDQVEHAETAYDFSGAGGGSSSRSTAVPTPVAASKKVDA, via the coding sequence ATGGCATCAGCCATCACGACCCTCGCGGCAGACGCCCCCACGCTGTCTTCCGCGAACACCGGGTTCATGCTCATCTGCTCCGCCCTGGTCATGCTGATGACCCCGGGACTCGCCTTCTTCTACGGAGGCATGGTCCGCGTCAAGAGCAGCCTCAACATGCTGATGATGAGCTTCATCAGCCTCGGGATCGTCACGATCCTCTGGGTCCTCTACGGATTCAGCCTCGCCTTCGGCGCCGACTCCGGCTCGCTCATCGGCTGGACCTCCGACTACGTGGGACTCAGCGGCATCGGCATCACCGAGCTGTGGGACGGCTACACCATCCCCGTCTACGTCTTCGCCGTCTTCCAGCTGATGTTCGCGATCATCACCCCGGCGCTGATAAGCGGCGCCCTGGCCGACCGCGTCAAGTTCAGCGCGTGGGCGCTGTTCATCACCCTCTGGGTCACGATCGTCTACTTCCCCGTCGCCCACTGGGTGTGGGGCGCCGGCGGCTGGCTCTTCGAGCTCGGGGTCATCGACTTCGCGGGCGGCACCGCCGTCCACATCAACGCGGGCGCCGCGGCCCTCGGCGTGATCCTGGTCATCGGCAAGCGCGTCGGGTTCAAGAAGGACCCCATGCGCCCGCACAGCCTCCCGCTCGTGATGCTCGGCGCCGGCCTGCTGTGGTTCGGCTGGTTCGGCTTCAACGCGGGCTCCTGGCTCGGCAACGACGACGGCGTCGGCGCGGTCATGTTCGTCAACACGCAGGTCGCCACCGCCGCCGCCATGCTCGCCTGGCTCGGCTACGAGAAGCTGCGCCACGGCTCCTTCACCACCCTCGGCGCCGCCTCCGGCGCGGTCGCGGGCCTCGTCGCCATCACCCCCTCCGGCGGCTCCTGCTCCCCGCTCGGCGCGATCGCCATCGGCGCCATCGCCGGTGTCGTGTGCGCCATGGCCGTCGGCCTCAAGTACAAGTTCGGCTACGACGACTCCCTCGACGTGGTCGGCGTCCACCTCGTCGGCGGTGTCATCGGCTCCCTGCTCGTCGGCCTCTTCGCCACCGGCGGGGTCCAGTCCGACGCGGCCGGCCTCTTCTACGGCGGCGGCCTGGAGCAGCTCGGCAAGCAGGCCATCGGAGTCTTCTCCGTCCTGGCCTACTCTCTCGTGGCGTCCGCGGTGCTCGCCTTCCTGCTCGACAAGACGATCGGGATGCGGGTCCCCGAGGACGACGAGGTCTCCGGCATCGACCAGGTCGAACACGCCGAGACCGCCTACGACTTCAGCGGAGCCGGCGGCGGCTCCTCCTCCCGGAGCACCGCCGTCCCCACCCCCGTTGCCGCGAGCAAGAAGGTTGACGCATGA
- a CDS encoding sugar porter family MFS transporter — translation MSSSTTRPQDPGGGHVSQPDHLGHVIFITAAAAMGGFLFGYDSSVINGAVEAIRDRFDVGSGTLAQVIAAALIGCALGAATAGRIADRIGRIRCMQIAAVLFTASAIGSALPFALWDLAMWRVIGGFGIGMASVIGPAYIAEVSPPAYRGRLASFQQAAIVIGIAISQLVNWGILNLADGDQRGKIGGLEAWQWMLGVMVVPAVLYGLLSFAIPESPRFLVSAGRMEKAKTVLREVEGEGIDADARVREIDRAIHSEQKSTFKDLLGGRFGFLPIVWIGIGLSVFQQLVGINVIFYYSSSLWQSVGIDPSSSFLYSFETSVVNIIGTVIAMVFVDRIGRKPLALIGSVGMAISLALAAWAFSYKDTSGGDIALPHTQGLVALIAANFFVLFFALSWGVVVWVLLGEMFPGRIRAAALGVAAAAQWIANWVITVSFPTLSDWNLSGAYVIYAVFAVLSIPFILKWVPETKGKALEEMG, via the coding sequence TTGAGCAGCAGCACGACGCGGCCCCAGGACCCTGGTGGCGGCCACGTATCCCAGCCCGACCACCTCGGGCACGTCATCTTCATCACCGCGGCCGCCGCCATGGGCGGATTCCTCTTCGGCTACGACAGCTCCGTCATCAACGGCGCCGTCGAGGCCATCCGCGACCGCTTCGACGTCGGCTCCGGCACGCTCGCCCAGGTGATCGCAGCCGCGCTGATCGGCTGCGCCCTCGGCGCGGCCACCGCCGGCCGGATCGCCGACCGGATCGGCCGCATCCGCTGCATGCAGATCGCCGCCGTCCTCTTCACGGCCAGCGCCATCGGATCCGCCCTGCCGTTCGCGCTCTGGGACCTGGCGATGTGGCGGGTCATCGGCGGCTTCGGCATCGGCATGGCCTCGGTGATCGGACCGGCCTACATCGCGGAGGTCTCCCCGCCCGCCTACCGCGGCCGGCTCGCTTCGTTCCAGCAGGCCGCGATCGTCATCGGCATCGCCATCTCCCAGCTCGTCAACTGGGGGATCCTGAACCTCGCCGACGGCGACCAGCGCGGCAAGATCGGCGGCCTGGAAGCCTGGCAGTGGATGCTCGGCGTCATGGTCGTCCCGGCCGTGCTCTACGGGCTGCTCTCCTTCGCCATCCCCGAATCCCCGCGCTTCCTCGTCTCGGCCGGCCGCATGGAGAAGGCCAAGACGGTCCTGCGCGAGGTCGAGGGCGAGGGCATCGACGCCGACGCCCGCGTCCGCGAGATCGACCGCGCCATCCACTCGGAGCAGAAGTCCACGTTCAAGGACCTCCTCGGCGGCCGCTTCGGCTTCCTGCCGATCGTCTGGATCGGCATCGGCCTCTCCGTCTTCCAGCAGCTCGTCGGCATCAACGTGATCTTCTACTACAGCTCCTCGCTGTGGCAGTCGGTCGGCATCGACCCGAGCTCCTCGTTCCTGTACTCCTTCGAGACCTCCGTCGTGAACATCATCGGTACGGTGATCGCGATGGTGTTCGTGGACCGCATCGGCCGCAAGCCCCTCGCGCTCATCGGGTCCGTGGGCATGGCGATCTCCCTCGCGCTCGCCGCGTGGGCCTTCTCCTACAAGGACACCAGCGGCGGCGACATCGCCCTCCCGCACACCCAGGGGCTCGTGGCCCTCATCGCGGCCAACTTCTTCGTGCTCTTCTTCGCGCTGTCCTGGGGTGTGGTGGTCTGGGTCCTGCTCGGCGAGATGTTCCCGGGCCGCATCCGCGCCGCGGCCCTCGGTGTGGCGGCCGCCGCCCAGTGGATCGCCAACTGGGTCATCACCGTCTCGTTCCCGACGCTCTCGGACTGGAACCTGTCCGGGGCGTACGTCATCTACGCGGTCTTCGCCGTGCTCTCGATCCCGTTCATCCTCAAGTGGGTGCCGGAGACCAAGGGCAAGGCGCTGGAGGAGATGGGCTGA
- a CDS encoding LLM class flavin-dependent oxidoreductase, producing MPITVARFNLIDPNGTPETLSARYKAALEMAKYADDRGIDTIQTEEHHGTDNNWLPSPFAFAGAVFGATRRIAVTVSAIIGPLYDPLKVAEDIAVLDLLSGGRLVTVAGIGYRPEEYEQHGVEWGRRGKLQDELLETLLKAWTGEPFEFRGRTVRVTPRPFTQPHPLLLVGGSSQAAARRAARLGLPFFPSAHLPELEAYYHAKLAEYGTEGFCMMPAAETPLLHIAEDPDRAWDQYGERFLHEAGMYASWQSKDIRSAVRSGARTVAELRAEGVYRILTPDEAVAYARGAGEAGNLVLHPLCGGMPVDEGWRSLQLLCEQVLPRLKD from the coding sequence ATGCCCATCACCGTGGCCCGGTTCAACCTCATCGATCCGAACGGCACCCCGGAAACCCTCTCCGCCCGCTACAAGGCCGCGCTGGAGATGGCGAAGTACGCGGACGACCGCGGGATCGACACCATCCAGACCGAGGAGCACCACGGCACCGACAACAACTGGCTGCCCTCCCCCTTCGCCTTCGCGGGCGCGGTCTTCGGCGCCACCCGCCGGATCGCCGTCACCGTCTCGGCGATCATCGGCCCGCTGTACGACCCGCTGAAGGTGGCCGAGGACATCGCCGTACTGGACCTGCTCAGCGGAGGCCGCCTCGTCACGGTGGCGGGCATCGGCTACCGGCCCGAGGAGTACGAGCAGCACGGCGTGGAGTGGGGCCGGCGCGGCAAGCTCCAGGACGAGCTGCTGGAGACCCTGCTGAAGGCGTGGACCGGCGAGCCGTTCGAGTTCCGCGGCCGCACCGTACGGGTCACCCCGCGGCCCTTCACCCAGCCGCACCCGCTGCTCCTGGTCGGCGGCAGCTCGCAGGCCGCGGCCCGCCGGGCGGCCCGCCTCGGGCTGCCGTTCTTCCCGAGCGCGCACCTGCCCGAGCTGGAGGCGTACTACCACGCGAAGCTCGCGGAGTACGGCACGGAGGGCTTCTGCATGATGCCGGCGGCCGAGACCCCGCTGCTGCACATCGCCGAGGACCCGGACCGGGCGTGGGACCAGTACGGCGAGCGGTTCCTGCACGAGGCCGGGATGTACGCCTCCTGGCAGTCCAAGGACATCCGCAGCGCCGTACGGTCGGGCGCGCGCACGGTGGCGGAGCTGCGCGCCGAGGGCGTGTACCGGATCCTGACCCCCGACGAGGCGGTCGCGTACGCCCGCGGCGCCGGCGAGGCGGGGAACCTGGTGCTGCACCCGCTGTGCGGCGGGATGCCCGTGGACGAGGGCTGGCGGAGCCTGCAGCTCCTGTGCGAACAGGTGCTGCCCCGCCTCAAGGACTGA
- a CDS encoding bifunctional DNA primase/polymerase, whose product MGFTIGGSRGTKEFRSGARRRGRTSECTTVAEYTGLWGWDVVPGARAAGPARDCSCGHTNCGAPGAHPLALAPTVPAGATLDEVTETWTGYPGAAVLLPVGRSFDVIEVSEEAGRRALVRLERMGLPLGPVTATPDGRAQFFVATGAAAGLPQLLYRMGWDDADLDLRALGQGSYVTAPPSDFAGLGPVSWLRPPALDSAGDPPQARLLLGTLAYLCHRLRRA is encoded by the coding sequence ATGGGCTTCACGATCGGCGGCAGCCGCGGCACCAAGGAGTTCCGTTCCGGCGCTCGGCGCCGCGGCCGGACGTCGGAGTGCACGACGGTGGCGGAGTACACCGGACTGTGGGGCTGGGACGTGGTCCCCGGCGCCCGGGCCGCGGGTCCGGCCCGCGACTGTTCCTGCGGTCATACGAATTGTGGTGCGCCGGGGGCGCATCCACTGGCCCTCGCTCCCACGGTCCCGGCCGGCGCCACCCTCGACGAGGTCACCGAGACCTGGACCGGGTACCCGGGAGCCGCCGTGCTGCTCCCCGTCGGGCGCTCCTTCGACGTCATCGAGGTCTCCGAGGAGGCCGGGCGGCGGGCGCTGGTGCGGCTGGAGCGGATGGGGCTGCCGCTCGGCCCCGTGACCGCGACCCCGGACGGCCGGGCCCAGTTCTTCGTCGCCACGGGGGCGGCGGCCGGGCTGCCGCAGCTGCTGTACCGGATGGGCTGGGACGACGCCGATCTGGATCTGCGCGCACTGGGCCAGGGCTCCTACGTCACCGCCCCGCCCTCGGACTTCGCGGGCCTCGGCCCGGTGAGCTGGCTGCGCCCGCCGGCGCTGGACTCGGCCGGGGACCCCCCGCAGGCCCGCCTCCTGCTGGGCACCCTCGCCTACCTGTGCCACCGGCTGCGCCGCGCGTAG